The following proteins come from a genomic window of Microbacterium sp. JZ31:
- a CDS encoding TIGR03885 family FMN-dependent LLM class oxidoreductase produces the protein MTAYGYHCSHEQIPPSRLVRHALRAQEAGFDAAMCSDHLAPWLPEQGHSGYAFSWLGAALQATSLPFGVVTAPGQRTHPVTTAQAIATLGEMFPGRFWAALGSGEAMNEHVTGDPWPDKETREQRLRECVDVIRALLAGEEVTHDGLVRVDRARVYSLPAEPPPLLAAAVSLESAAEHAAWADGLITVGTEARAARDVVQAYRGAGGPGPARLQVHIAYAESEARALDMARRHWRNGTVGAPECWDIAFPEEFARRTERATDEQLRAGMIVTSDASVLRDRLAELADAGFDDLMLHQVGAEADDQEAFIDLLGERILPELRTQL, from the coding sequence ATGACAGCGTACGGGTATCACTGTTCGCACGAGCAGATCCCGCCGTCCCGGCTCGTCCGCCACGCCCTGCGTGCGCAGGAGGCCGGGTTCGACGCGGCGATGTGCTCCGACCACCTCGCGCCGTGGCTGCCCGAACAGGGGCACAGCGGCTACGCGTTCTCGTGGCTGGGCGCGGCGCTGCAGGCGACGAGCCTGCCGTTCGGCGTCGTCACGGCCCCCGGGCAGCGCACGCATCCGGTGACGACCGCGCAGGCGATCGCGACCCTGGGCGAGATGTTCCCCGGGCGCTTCTGGGCCGCGCTGGGATCCGGCGAGGCGATGAACGAGCACGTCACGGGCGATCCGTGGCCCGACAAGGAGACCCGCGAACAACGACTGCGCGAGTGCGTCGACGTCATCCGCGCGCTGCTGGCGGGCGAGGAGGTCACGCACGACGGGCTGGTGCGCGTCGACCGGGCGCGCGTGTACTCGCTGCCCGCCGAGCCGCCGCCGCTGCTGGCCGCCGCGGTGTCGCTCGAGTCGGCGGCCGAGCATGCCGCATGGGCGGACGGCCTCATCACGGTCGGCACCGAGGCGCGCGCCGCGCGCGACGTGGTGCAGGCGTATCGCGGCGCGGGCGGGCCCGGACCCGCGCGGCTGCAGGTGCACATCGCGTACGCCGAGAGCGAGGCGCGGGCGCTCGACATGGCGCGCCGCCACTGGCGCAACGGCACCGTCGGGGCGCCGGAGTGCTGGGACATCGCGTTCCCGGAGGAGTTCGCGCGCCGCACCGAGCGTGCGACCGATGAGCAGCTGCGCGCCGGGATGATCGTGACGTCCGATGCGTCCGTCCTCCGCGACCGGCTCGCCGAGCTCGCCGACGCCGGGTTCGACGACCTGATGCTGCACCAGGTGGGCGCGGAGGCCGACGATCAGGAGGCGTTCATCGACCTGCTGGGGGAGCGCATCCTGCCGGAGCTGAGGACCCAGCTGTGA